The following proteins are encoded in a genomic region of Paenibacillus sp. FSL H3-0469:
- a CDS encoding NAD(P)H-binding protein: protein MNITIFGASGAIGQLLTRLALDHGDFVTAYVRNPHKISLKHPKLSFVQGELSNASTIEEAVAKSDVVISH, encoded by the coding sequence ATGAATATCACCATTTTTGGTGCAAGTGGTGCAATCGGACAGCTGCTAACACGATTAGCTCTGGATCACGGAGATTTCGTTACGGCATATGTTAGAAACCCCCACAAAATCAGCCTCAAACATCCCAAATTGAGCTTTGTACAAGGGGAACTTTCGAATGCTTCAACCATTGAAGAGGCTGTTGCTAAATCAGATGTTGTAATCAGCCACTAG
- a CDS encoding SDR family oxidoreductase, whose amino-acid sequence MKTIAIVGAGAGLGMSIAKKFGQNGFRVALIARNEDKLKQLVIELEQLGIEAAPFQADILNKQEIESAFAAVKEKYGFIDVLEYSPTPSINTVAPTLDVTEENALYQYQFNVLGALSSVRQVLPEMLAKQSGALLFTTGGAAIHPVPMMGNVGIAISGLRNYIFNLNSELADKGVYAGHLSIGIWMQPNSGVQDKIADIWYDMYTKRDRVEEFITEDRV is encoded by the coding sequence ATGAAAACTATAGCTATTGTTGGAGCAGGAGCAGGTTTAGGAATGTCTATTGCGAAGAAATTCGGACAAAACGGCTTTCGCGTAGCTCTTATTGCCCGAAATGAAGATAAGCTGAAGCAGCTGGTTATTGAATTAGAACAATTGGGAATTGAAGCGGCTCCATTCCAAGCAGACATATTAAATAAACAAGAAATCGAGAGTGCCTTCGCCGCTGTTAAAGAGAAATACGGGTTTATTGATGTTCTTGAATACAGCCCCACGCCGAGCATCAACACCGTAGCGCCAACATTAGATGTAACAGAAGAAAATGCGTTATACCAATATCAATTTAATGTTTTAGGTGCATTATCGAGTGTCCGGCAAGTGCTGCCGGAAATGCTGGCTAAGCAAAGCGGTGCCTTATTATTTACTACTGGAGGCGCTGCGATCCACCCGGTACCGATGATGGGTAATGTCGGAATTGCGATTTCAGGACTTCGTAATTATATCTTTAATTTGAACAGCGAATTAGCGGACAAAGGCGTGTACGCGGGTCACCTTTCGATCGGAATCTGGATGCAGCCGAATTCAGGAGTTCAAGACAAAATCGCTGATATTTGGTACGACATGTACACCAAAAGAGACAGAGTAGAAGAATTTATAACTGAAGACCGCGTGTGA
- a CDS encoding TetR/AcrR family transcriptional regulator, with amino-acid sequence MNKKTDLRIIRSKHSIKKAFIELLTEKGYEGITIQDIADKAMINRNTFYLHYQNKPDLLNASMDELIEELKSTLKQCSSSKTPLSGSMLEQLMQTILEKIQDNIPFYKALLVDENRIYGFQSKMEEIIKNTVEDGLDDAPLKISKELLLQYIASTFMGIVVWWVKNDFSYTPKELASQFGKILTQGHFKAAGIPVND; translated from the coding sequence ATGAACAAAAAAACTGATTTGCGTATCATTCGCTCCAAGCATTCGATCAAAAAGGCGTTTATAGAGCTTCTTACGGAAAAGGGATACGAAGGAATTACGATTCAAGATATTGCCGATAAAGCGATGATTAACCGGAATACCTTTTACCTTCATTATCAGAACAAACCCGACTTGTTAAATGCATCTATGGACGAGTTAATCGAAGAACTAAAGAGTACACTCAAGCAATGCTCAAGCAGCAAAACTCCGTTAAGCGGTTCTATGCTTGAGCAACTAATGCAAACCATCCTGGAGAAAATCCAGGACAATATCCCCTTTTACAAAGCATTGTTAGTGGATGAGAATAGAATTTATGGTTTTCAGTCAAAAATGGAGGAAATTATAAAAAATACAGTGGAGGATGGTTTGGATGATGCCCCATTGAAGATTTCAAAGGAATTATTACTCCAATATATCGCATCTACTTTTATGGGCATTGTGGTATGGTGGGTTAAAAATGATTTTTCCTATACCCCAAAGGAACTCGCTTCTCAATTTGGTAAAATTCTAACTCAAGGACATTTTAAAGCCGCAGGTATTCCAGTCAATGATTAA
- a CDS encoding DUF3600 domain-containing protein encodes MNFNEELRTVLQEKARSLNAPPELKERILNQTVTGQGGRRMKKKWIVAGILAATLLIPTGAFAGYHYLADSVYGSKEAAARIGLTPQKYEELETKLQSLKQNFSEKEYSRAMSLLKELGDYNLLAADSKGAFHIEQLDAEEQKAYKKLLVELEPYFKKMNELKNPKAKVSGAERSAFWDSLLEKAEQRLTEQEYSELEPIINKLKSYDSMVTDSDGSVHMDRLSTEEIQDQQELLEALTPYVDKLDLMVKKSS; translated from the coding sequence ATGAATTTCAATGAAGAGTTGCGAACAGTTCTGCAGGAAAAGGCAAGAAGTTTAAATGCCCCACCGGAACTGAAGGAGAGAATACTAAATCAGACTGTGACCGGACAAGGAGGAAGACGAATGAAAAAGAAGTGGATTGTAGCAGGCATTTTGGCAGCTACTTTATTAATTCCTACTGGAGCATTTGCAGGATATCATTATTTGGCGGATAGTGTGTATGGTTCAAAAGAAGCAGCGGCAAGGATTGGCCTAACCCCGCAGAAATATGAGGAGTTGGAGACCAAGCTGCAAAGTTTGAAGCAGAATTTCAGCGAAAAAGAATATTCCAGGGCAATGTCCTTATTGAAGGAATTAGGCGATTATAATCTGCTCGCTGCAGATTCCAAAGGAGCGTTTCACATAGAACAGCTTGATGCAGAAGAGCAGAAGGCATACAAGAAATTACTGGTGGAGCTTGAACCGTATTTCAAGAAAATGAACGAATTAAAAAATCCCAAGGCAAAGGTATCTGGCGCAGAACGTAGCGCTTTCTGGGATAGCTTGCTCGAAAAAGCTGAACAGAGGCTCACTGAACAAGAGTATAGTGAGCTTGAACCAATAATAAATAAGTTGAAAAGCTATGATTCCATGGTAACTGATTCAGATGGAAGTGTTCATATGGATCGGCTGTCGACAGAAGAGATACAAGATCAACAGGAGTTACTGGAGGCGCTCACTCCTTATGTTGATAAGTTGGACCTAATGGTCAAAAAAAGTTCTTAA
- a CDS encoding sigma-70 family RNA polymerase sigma factor, whose translation MEHPDEYSRLISLTLAGSREAFSELYEATIRDVYQTVHFLVRDASEVDDIVQEIYIQMRRSLERFDISRPFRPWLMGIVMRQIHAYRRKRWTHLRILKKAEQANLVMEPEFTSSVVDKISNHSLLTSVESLPYKLKQVIILHYLNELSQEESAAVLGIPLGTVKSRIHAALNKLRQKPENQTLFKGKVEDLHEFQ comes from the coding sequence ATGGAGCATCCAGATGAATATTCTCGTCTCATATCGCTTACGCTAGCCGGCAGTCGTGAAGCATTTAGTGAGCTATATGAAGCTACAATTAGGGATGTATATCAAACCGTTCATTTCCTCGTTCGGGATGCTTCTGAGGTGGATGATATCGTTCAGGAGATTTATATTCAAATGCGCAGATCTCTTGAACGTTTTGACATCAGCCGTCCCTTTAGACCTTGGCTTATGGGAATAGTAATGCGCCAAATTCATGCCTACCGAAGAAAGAGATGGACGCATCTCCGAATTCTCAAAAAGGCAGAGCAGGCCAATCTGGTGATGGAGCCTGAATTTACAAGTAGTGTTGTGGACAAGATCTCTAACCATTCCTTGCTTACCAGCGTAGAAAGTCTTCCGTATAAGCTGAAGCAGGTGATTATTCTGCACTATTTAAATGAATTATCACAGGAAGAAAGTGCCGCAGTTCTTGGGATCCCTCTGGGTACTGTGAAATCCCGAATTCATGCTGCACTGAACAAGCTTCGTCAGAAACCGGAGAATCAAACTCTTTTTAAGGGAAAGGTGGAGGATCTGCATGAATTTCAATGA